CGTCCGCATCGACACATCGTCCACGAGCTGCGCGTAGATGTGCTTGAGCGAACGATAGATCACCAGCCGCGGCCGCTCGCCCGTGCCGTTCACCTTCTTCCGAACCCGGAAGTGGCGGCGCGTGCGCAAGCCCGACCGGGTGCGCGGAATTGCCATCTTGCCCATTACTTGCCTCCGGCCTTTCCGGCCTTACGCCGAATCTGCTCGCCTGCGTACTTGATGCCCTTGCCCTTGTAGGGCTCGGGTGGGCGGAGACTGCGAAGCTCGGCGGCCACCTGCCCAACGATTTCCTTGTTTGCACCCTCGACCAGGATCTGCGTCGGCAACGGGGCCTTGAGGGTGATTCCCTGCGGAGCCTTGTACTCGACAGCATGCGAGAAGCCGAGGGCGAGCTGCAATCCGTACGGGCGGGTTTCTGCCTTGTAGCCAACGCCAACGATGTCGAGTTGTTTGACGAAACCCTTCGTCACACCTTCCACCATGTTGGCGATCAGCGTACGGCTGAGGCCATGAAGGGACTTGTGGCGCGCTTCGTCAGACGGGCGTGCAACCGTGAGCTTGCCATCTTCATGGGTGACCTTCATGTCGCCGGGGATCGTACGCGACAACTCGCCGCGCGGCCCCTTTACAGTGACCCTGTTACCGTCGAGCGTAATCGTGACGCCGGACGGAACATCGATCGGATTTTTTCCAATTCTTGACATTATATGGGCTCCCTTATTACCAGACGAGAGCGAGGATCTCGCCACCGGTGCGCTTCTGGCGCGCCTGGCGGTCCGACATCAGGCCCTGCGAAGTGCTGAGAATCGCCATGCCAAGCCCGTTCCGCACCCGCGGAATCTCGCCAACTCCGACATACTTGCGGAGTCCCGGCGTCGACACGCGCTGAAGCTGGCGGATAACCGGCTGACCACCCTGCGCGTACTTGAGTACCACGCGCAACGTCTTCCGCCCCGTCTCTTCCTCGAGGGTTCTGTAATCCTGAATGAAGTGGTTCTCCTTCAGGATCTTGGCAATCTCGACTTTCATTTTCGAACCCGGCATATCTACACGGCGGTGCTTTGCCCCCTGGGCATTGCGGATGCGTGTCAACATGTCGGCTATCGGATCTGTCATGCTCATGTAATTCGTGTCCTCGTTCTGACGTTTCTGTTACCGTTAACCAGTCCGCAGTTCGCAGTCAGTCCGCATTCCGCAGTCCGCAGTCCGCACCTGCTATTAGTCCGCAGTCCTCGGTCAACCCGCCCCAGACAATCAGAAAGTGATTGTTTACCAACTCGCCTTGCGCACGCCCGGGATCAGTCCCGAAAGTGCCAGCTCGCGAAAGCAGATTCTGCATACGCCGAAAGTTCTCAAAAACGCGCGCGCTCGCCCACAGCGTCCGCACCGATTGTGCTGGCGCGCCATGAACTTCGGCTTGCGCTTGCTCTTCTCCACCATGGCTTTGCGTGCCATCAGATATTCTCTCTGCTGAAGTGTGTGCTGCGCATCAGGCCTGCACGATCACGGGCTTTTCATCGCCCTTGAAAGGCATGCCCAGCTCGCGCAACAAAGCGAGGGCCTGATCGTCCTTGCTCGTCGTGGTGACGAAGGTGATGTCCATTCCGTGAACCTGATCGACCATGTCGTAGTTGATCTCGGGAAAAATCATCTGCTCCTTTACACCAAGGCTGTAGTTGCCCCGACCGTCGAACGACCGCGTATTGATGCCCCGAAAATCACGAATGCGTGGAATCGCGACAGTGATGAAACGATCCATGAACTCCCACATCCGGGCGCCTCTCAGCGTAACCGCCGCGCCGATTTCCTGACCCTCGCGTAGCCCGTAGTTGGCGATCGACTTCTTCGCCTTCCGGCGAACCGGACGCTGCCCGGTTATGATCGCCAGCTCCTCTACAACCTTGTCGAGAACTTTGGGATTCTTGATTGCTTCGCCGACACCACAGTTGACCACGATCTTCTCGACCGTCGGAATTTGATGGATGTTCTTGAGGCCCAGCTGCTCCATGAGGCGCGGACGAATGGTATCCTGATAGTATTTTTTGAGGCGCGGCGCAGGAATGGGAAGTCCAGCGCCCGTGTGCTCGGGCTGCGTGTACTCCTCGCGTTTCTTCGCCGCGGCCTTCGCGGTCTTGCTCTGCTGCGCTTCCTTGGGCGCGCCTCCGCCCTTGGCCCCGCCCTTCCCGCCAGCCTTGGAATCCTTCCCGCCCTTCGCGCCTTTAGCGCCCTTGCTGTCTTTAGTCGCCATTTATTCCTCTCCGGTCAGCGTGTCCGGGGGATAGGCTCCCCCGTACGCACGCCGACACGTTCTTTCGTACCATCGGTGTCAATTCGAGCCTTGGTGCGCGTCGGCTCCCCGGTCTTCGCGTCGATCAGCATCAGATTCGACGAGTGCACCGGTGCCGGTGCCTCGATGATCCCGCTCTGATCCTCAGGCCCGCGAGCCTTGCGGTGCTTCTTCACGATATTGATGCCCTCGACGAGCACGCGGCCGGTCTTGGGATAAGTGCGCAGCACCTTGCCATCCCTGCCCTTGTCGTCTCCGCGCATCACCCGCACCGTATCGTTCTTCGACACATGCATCTTCACCCGCTCGGCGTTGATACCGTGGCGGACGCGGCTGCGCTTGCCCGCTGTCTTTCTGTGCTTCAGATCTCTCATGCTAGATCACCTCTGGCGCAAGCGACACGATCTTCATGTACTTCTTCTCGCGTAGCTCGCGCGCCACTGGTCCGAAAATGCGGGTGGCACGCGGCTCACCTGCTTCATTGATGATGACAATGGCGTTCTCGTCGAAGCGGATATAGGAGCCGTCCTTGCGGCGGGTTTCCTTCGCCGTACGGACGACAACGCCGCGCGCAACCTCCGACTTCTTCACCGTTCCGTTCGGCAGGGCGTTCTTCACGGCGACGATAACGATATCGCCCAATCCCGCATACCGTCTTCGGGTGCCGCCAAGCACACGGATGACGAGCGCCGTCTTGGCACCCGAATTATCCGCGACCTTGACCACCGATTCCTGTTGAATCATTGCAAATCCTGGGTTCTTTGAGCGTCAGTTGAATCGAACGGCTATCTGGCCCGCTCGACGATTTCGACGACGCGCCACCGCTTGTCTTTGGACATCGGACGGGTCTCCATGATCCGAACCGTGTCGCCGGTCTTCGCATCGTTCTGCTCGTCGTGCGCCTTCAGCCGTTTCGTCCGCCGCACCATCTTGCCGTATACCGGGTGTTGAACCCGGCGCTCGATCGAGACGACAACGGTCTTCTCCATCTTGTCGCTGACCACGAGACCGATCCGCGTCTTGCGCGCGGAGCGTGCTGCAGCCGTCGTGTTCT
Above is a window of Gemmatimonadaceae bacterium DNA encoding:
- the rplF gene encoding 50S ribosomal protein L6; the protein is MSRIGKNPIDVPSGVTITLDGNRVTVKGPRGELSRTIPGDMKVTHEDGKLTVARPSDEARHKSLHGLSRTLIANMVEGVTKGFVKQLDIVGVGYKAETRPYGLQLALGFSHAVEYKAPQGITLKAPLPTQILVEGANKEIVGQVAAELRSLRPPEPYKGKGIKYAGEQIRRKAGKAGGK
- the rpsH gene encoding 30S ribosomal protein S8; this translates as MSMTDPIADMLTRIRNAQGAKHRRVDMPGSKMKVEIAKILKENHFIQDYRTLEEETGRKTLRVVLKYAQGGQPVIRQLQRVSTPGLRKYVGVGEIPRVRNGLGMAILSTSQGLMSDRQARQKRTGGEILALVW
- a CDS encoding type Z 30S ribosomal protein S14; this encodes MARKAMVEKSKRKPKFMARQHNRCGRCGRARAFLRTFGVCRICFRELALSGLIPGVRKASW
- the rplE gene encoding 50S ribosomal protein L5 gives rise to the protein MPAPRLKKYYQDTIRPRLMEQLGLKNIHQIPTVEKIVVNCGVGEAIKNPKVLDKVVEELAIITGQRPVRRKAKKSIANYGLREGQEIGAAVTLRGARMWEFMDRFITVAIPRIRDFRGINTRSFDGRGNYSLGVKEQMIFPEINYDMVDQVHGMDITFVTTTSKDDQALALLRELGMPFKGDEKPVIVQA
- the rplX gene encoding 50S ribosomal protein L24 → MRDLKHRKTAGKRSRVRHGINAERVKMHVSKNDTVRVMRGDDKGRDGKVLRTYPKTGRVLVEGINIVKKHRKARGPEDQSGIIEAPAPVHSSNLMLIDAKTGEPTRTKARIDTDGTKERVGVRTGEPIPRTR
- the rplN gene encoding 50S ribosomal protein L14 gives rise to the protein MIQQESVVKVADNSGAKTALVIRVLGGTRRRYAGLGDIVIVAVKNALPNGTVKKSEVARGVVVRTAKETRRKDGSYIRFDENAIVIINEAGEPRATRIFGPVARELREKKYMKIVSLAPEVI
- the rpsQ gene encoding 30S ribosomal protein S17 — protein: MAETQQNTTAAARSARKTRIGLVVSDKMEKTVVVSIERRVQHPVYGKMVRRTKRLKAHDEQNDAKTGDTVRIMETRPMSKDKRWRVVEIVERAR